The following are encoded in a window of Poecile atricapillus isolate bPoeAtr1 chromosome 3, bPoeAtr1.hap1, whole genome shotgun sequence genomic DNA:
- the LOC131578112 gene encoding glutathione S-transferase A4-like, with the protein MSGKPRLTYLNGRGRMESIRWLLAAAGVEFEEVYLETKEQYDKLIKDGFLLFQQVPLVEIDGMKMVQTRAIMSYIAGKYNLHGKDLKERALIDMYVEGISDLMQMILMFPFSPPDAKEKNLESIKERATNRYFPVFEKVLKQHGQDFLVGNKFSWADVQLIEAILAVEEKVPAVLSGFPQLQVFKTKMSNMPTIKKFLQPGSPRKPPPDAHYVETVLKIFKK; encoded by the exons ATGTCTGGGAAGCCCAGGCTTACCTACTTGAATGGAAGGGGCCGGATGGAGTCCATACGATGGCTGTTGGCAGCAGCTGGTGTGGAG TTTGAAGAGGTTTATTTGGAAACAAAAGAGCAGTATGACAAGTTAATCAAAG ATGGATTCCTGCTCTTCCAGCAAGTGCCCCTGGTCGAGATTGATGGGATGAAGATGGTGCAGACCAGAGCCATCATGAGCTACATAGCAGGGAAATACAATCTCCATGGGAAAGACTTGAAGGAGAGAGCTCT GATTGACATGTATGTGGAGGGAATATCAGATCTGATGCAAATGATTTTgatgtttcctttctctccacctgatgcaaaggagaaaaatcttgAGTCAATTAAGGAGAGGGCAACCAACAGGTACTTTCCAGTCTTTGAAAAG GTTTTGAAACAGCATGGCCAAGACTTTCTCGTGGGCAACAAATTCAGCTGGGCAGATGTTCAGCTAATAGAAGCCATTTTAGCAGTGGAGGAGAAAGTTCCTGCTGTGCTCTCAGGGTTTCCTCAGTTGCAG gtgtttaaaaccaaaatgagcAATATGCCTACAATTAAGAAGTTCCTACAGCCTGGAAGCCCAAGGAAACCCCCACCAGATGCCCATTATGTAGAAACTGTGTTGAagatttttaagaaatga